One genomic region from Methanomassiliicoccaceae archaeon encodes:
- a CDS encoding DUF424 family protein, translating into MIRARIHRHGDERLLAACDEELLGKTFQDGIAKVTITEVFYGGDAITEETLAERMGSVTMMNLFGERTIAVAIEKGYVVSENVMMIAGVRHAQVVLI; encoded by the coding sequence ATGATAAGAGCCAGAATACACAGGCACGGCGATGAGCGCCTGCTAGCAGCGTGCGACGAGGAACTTCTTGGAAAGACATTCCAGGATGGAATAGCAAAGGTAACGATCACAGAGGTGTTCTACGGCGGAGATGCCATCACAGAGGAAACACTTGCGGAACGCATGGGTTCGGTCACAATGATGAATCTTTTTGGGGAAAGGACGATCGCGGTAGCCATCGAGAAAGGATATGTCGTGTCCGAGAATGTTATGATGATAGCCGGGGTCAGACACGCACAGGTGGTGCTGATATGA
- a CDS encoding minichromosome maintenance protein MCM, whose protein sequence is MVNYQDGDIQTAWDEILGTFEQYRISITGIAAAYPDMRSLEVRYSDIDTYDTDFAMFVLDNPDRCLRIGRECVHSLMPPSWDSKDHINLRIVGLPRDATVDIRNLRAKNLGKLVAVEGLVRKVTTVRPRMTHALFTCARCAAEQWVPQKGMLLNEPMMCINPDGSCNKQSTRFILNDKESKYMDTQKIEIQESPEGLRGGAQPERLAGFLEDDISGAVTAGNRVTMNGIIRSVEKPERDKSTVFDIYMDILSIEFEQHEYDEIQITDADEKKIIEMSDDPELFSKIVASISPTIYGLDEIKEALALQLFGGCHKDMDDGTSIRGDMHVLLIGDPGVAKSQLLRYMSNLAPRGIYASGKSASAAGLTAAAVKDDFGDGRWTLEAGALVLADKGLACIDELDKMTTQDRSSLHEAMESQKISVAKAGITATLQCRCSMLAAANPKYGRFEDTDTITNQIELPPALMSRFDMIFVLTDKPDKKKDKDITEHILKAHRRGQVRMMKEGVTLKGVDADRILAETEDIRPYYDMDTLRKYVAYSKRITPVMTDEAASIISASYLNIRKMGEGENKSVPITARQLEAYVRLSEASARMRLSYIVTDADANRAVDMVEFYLGKIAAPEGGQWDIDRVATGVSKKDRDSVKIIRDIVNEFGAETGMSIDEIILHATSEGISEDEVRKVTRKIHEAGDFYSPSAGVYKRA, encoded by the coding sequence ATGGTTAACTATCAGGACGGAGACATCCAGACGGCCTGGGACGAGATCCTGGGGACCTTTGAACAGTATCGCATTTCCATAACGGGCATCGCCGCAGCGTACCCCGACATGAGGAGCCTAGAGGTCCGTTATTCGGACATCGACACGTACGACACGGACTTTGCGATGTTCGTGCTCGACAACCCGGACCGGTGCCTCAGGATAGGACGCGAGTGCGTTCATTCCCTCATGCCGCCTTCCTGGGACAGCAAGGACCATATAAACCTGAGGATCGTCGGCCTACCCAGGGATGCAACGGTGGACATCCGTAATCTCAGAGCGAAGAACCTTGGCAAACTTGTCGCCGTCGAAGGGCTTGTCAGAAAAGTCACCACGGTAAGGCCTAGGATGACACATGCGCTTTTCACATGTGCCAGATGCGCGGCCGAGCAGTGGGTGCCCCAGAAGGGCATGCTTCTCAACGAGCCTATGATGTGCATCAATCCGGACGGGAGCTGCAACAAGCAGTCAACGCGTTTCATACTCAACGACAAGGAATCAAAATACATGGACACTCAGAAGATCGAGATCCAGGAGAGCCCCGAGGGATTGAGGGGGGGCGCACAGCCGGAGAGGCTGGCAGGGTTCCTGGAGGATGACATATCCGGAGCGGTGACGGCAGGTAACCGTGTGACCATGAACGGCATCATCCGTTCTGTGGAGAAGCCGGAACGTGACAAATCGACGGTTTTTGATATTTACATGGACATCCTCTCGATCGAGTTCGAACAGCACGAATATGACGAGATACAGATAACCGATGCCGACGAGAAGAAGATCATAGAGATGTCGGACGATCCCGAGCTTTTCAGCAAAATAGTCGCTTCGATCTCCCCGACGATTTATGGCCTTGATGAAATAAAGGAGGCGCTGGCACTGCAACTTTTCGGCGGATGCCATAAAGACATGGACGATGGGACCTCTATAAGGGGAGACATGCACGTCCTGCTGATAGGAGATCCCGGCGTGGCAAAGTCCCAGCTGCTTAGATACATGAGCAACCTGGCACCAAGGGGAATATACGCGTCCGGAAAGTCTGCAAGCGCGGCCGGCCTGACGGCCGCTGCCGTAAAAGACGATTTCGGAGACGGACGATGGACGCTCGAGGCAGGAGCGCTCGTCCTTGCGGACAAAGGTCTTGCATGTATCGACGAGCTCGACAAGATGACGACCCAGGACCGTTCATCGCTCCACGAGGCGATGGAATCACAGAAGATATCTGTGGCAAAGGCCGGTATAACCGCGACTCTGCAATGCAGGTGCTCGATGTTGGCCGCGGCGAACCCGAAATACGGAAGGTTCGAGGACACAGACACAATAACGAACCAGATCGAATTGCCACCGGCGCTGATGTCGCGTTTCGATATGATATTCGTGCTCACGGATAAGCCGGACAAGAAGAAGGACAAGGATATCACCGAGCACATCCTCAAGGCCCACCGCCGCGGGCAGGTCCGTATGATGAAGGAGGGCGTGACGCTCAAAGGAGTGGATGCCGACAGGATCCTGGCGGAAACGGAGGACATCCGTCCGTATTACGACATGGATACTCTCAGGAAATATGTAGCATACTCGAAGAGGATAACGCCGGTCATGACCGACGAAGCGGCGAGCATAATAAGTGCCAGCTATCTTAATATCAGGAAGATGGGCGAGGGAGAGAACAAATCCGTCCCCATAACCGCAAGGCAGCTGGAAGCGTACGTGCGCCTGTCCGAGGCATCCGCAAGGATGAGATTGAGTTACATCGTCACCGATGCCGACGCCAATCGCGCGGTGGACATGGTCGAATTCTACCTGGGCAAAATAGCCGCGCCCGAGGGCGGACAGTGGGACATCGACAGGGTGGCGACGGGTGTTTCGAAGAAAGACCGTGACAGCGTCAAGATAATACGTGACATAGTCAATGAGTTCGGTGCGGAGACCGGAATGTCGATCGACGAAATAATACTGCACGCAACGTCCGAGGGGATTTCAGAGGACGAGGTCCGCAAGGTGACCAGGAAGATACATGAGGCCGGAGACTTTTATTCGCCGTCGGCCGGAGTTTACAAGAGGGCCTGA